One window from the genome of Salvelinus namaycush isolate Seneca chromosome 19, SaNama_1.0, whole genome shotgun sequence encodes:
- the LOC120063695 gene encoding helix-loop-helix protein 2-like, whose translation MMLSPDQPDVDLPWGQPDTETLLNSIKMECAPLPAEPAEGEGKARSLSIPSLSREEKRRRRRATAKYRSAHATRERIRVEAFNVGFAELRKLLPTLPPDKKLSKIEILRLAICYITYLNHVLDA comes from the coding sequence ATGATGCTGAGTCCTGACCAGCCAGACGTTGACCTGCCCTGGGGGCAGCCCGATACAGAGACCCTGCTGAACAGCATCAAGATGGAGTGCGCACCCCTGCCCGCGGAGCCCGCAGAGGGCGAAGGCAAGGCGCGCTCTCTGTCCATTCCTTCCCTCagcagggaggagaagaggaggcggaggcGCGCTACAGCCAAGTACCGTTCCGCGCACGCAACAAGAGAGCGCATCCGCGTCGAAGCTTTCAACGTTGGGTTCGCCGAGCTGAGGAAGCTTCTCCCGACACTTCCGCCAGACAAGAAGCTGTCCAAGATTGAGATCCTTCGGCTCGCAATCTGCTACATCACCTACCTCAACCATGTGCTGGATGCGTAG